From a single Pelmatolapia mariae isolate MD_Pm_ZW linkage group LG20, Pm_UMD_F_2, whole genome shotgun sequence genomic region:
- the rassf11 gene encoding ras association domain-containing protein 8, whose amino-acid sequence MEVKVFVDGIPRVVCGVTRETTCQEVVLVLAQALGQPGRYTLREKFKDFERCMTPEEHLLETLERYGEQSKEVQLSLFHRGASVLDEMGKAKVGRYQPCPPLRKKDVGSRMRRSSGSLSLHRQSLPMLSCLREEGEKKQEDLKRPKRKSLTLMEEAWDWLESLGKGKVYSTAHDKESSKSDKRNRISLDFSLTVEKDNSGSISKGKGKGQKALKSELDHQTSCCIGNQTRGKESKHSKKTNEAKSNLCGSTAARTEEKNTLRETIICQLKSLQDLQAQITRIDRQIFDLEERQRARIAEQQAQERIVEEEMEQIRFWENELQSEEGYEKDLQYQFLEMRAKAVECKAKLEEYKCKMQRLDFFRGAAQEDSETASKLSSNCASEIHAASAQDGNLEQSSADGSVNVNRKFLPREDASHPHALVHPNQIKERRPTGPTELREWWTRWSEAHRSQSQTQKVIHRSELTIYLSSTKV is encoded by the exons ATGGAAGTGAAGGTTTTTGTGGATGGTATCCCACGGGTGGTATGTGGAGTAACAAGGGAAACAACATGCCAAGAAGTGGTCCTAGTGCTGGCTCAAGCATTGG GTCAACCCGGGCGCTACACGTTACGGGAGAAATTTAAAGACTTTGAGCGGTGCATGACACCCGAGGAACATCTTCTGGAGACCCTGGAGAGGTACGGTGAGCAGTCCAAGGAGGTCCAGCTCAGTCTATTCCACAGAGGAGCATCTGTTTTGGATGAAATGGGCAAAGCAAAAGTAGGACGATATCAACCCTGTCCGCCATTAAGGAAGAAAGATGTAGGTTCCAGAATGAGGAGGAGTAGTGGCTCCCTGAGCCTGCATCGCCAAAGCTTGCCAATGTTATCCTGCTTAAGGGAAGAAGGTGAGAAGAAGCAAGAAGACCTGAAAAGGCCTAAAAGAAAGTCTCTGACACTCATGGAGGAGGCCTGGGACTGGCTGGAAAGTCTGGGGAAAGGAAAGGTCTATAGCACTGCCCATGATAAGGAAAGCAGTAAGTCGGATAAAAGGAACCGCATCTCTTTGGATTTCTCACTCACTGTGGAAAAAGATAACTCTGGTAGCATTAGCAAAGGCAAAGGGAAAGGTCAAAAAGCTTTGAAGTCAGAACTGGACCATCAAACCTCCTGCTGCATAGGAAATCAGACAAGGGGTAAAGAAAGCAAACactctaaaaaaacaaatgaggcAAAATCCAACCTGTGTGGTTCAACTGCTGCCAGGACTGAGGAGAAAAATACTCTCAGAGAAACCATAATATGTCAGCTCAAGTCCTTGCAGGATCTACAGGCCCAGATAACACGTATAGACAGGCAGATTTTTGACCTCGAGGAACGTCAAAGGGCCAGAATCGCTGAACAGCAAGCACAAGAGAGGATAGTGGAAGAAGAGATGGAGCAGATCAGGTTTTGGGAAAACGAGTTACAATCAGAGGAAGGTTACGAGAAGGATTTGCAGTATCAGTTCCTCGAGATGAGAGCGAAGGCCGTGGAGTGCAAGGCTAAACTGGAGGAGTACAAGTGCAAAATGCAGCGGCTTGATTTTTTCAGAGGTGCCGCTCAAGAAGATTCTGAGACGGCTTCAAAACTCAGCTCAAATTGTGCCAGTGAAATTCACGCCGCTTCGGCCCAGGATGGCAATCTGGAGCAGTCCAGTGCAGATGGGAGTGTAAATGTCAACAGGAAGTTCTTGCCCAGAGAAGACGCCAGCCATCCTCACGCTCTAGTTCATCCAAACCAAATAAAGGAGCGGCGGCCCACTGGACCCACCGAGCTAAGGGAGTGGTGGACACGCTGGTCAGAAGCCCATAGATCTCAATCGCAGACTCAGAAGGTGATTCACCGCTCTGAGCTCACTATATATTTGAGCAGTACCAAGGTTTAG